One Mycolicibacterium sarraceniae genomic window carries:
- a CDS encoding VWA domain-containing protein, translated as MSSLPLTGFTAPWLFLYLLIVAVAVVVYIFIQRSRTRRVLRFANMPLLEQVAEGRKPRRWRHLPAALLVAALALLTTAMAGPTHDIRIPRNRAVVMLVIDVSESMTATDVEPSRIIAAREAGKQFTDLLTPGINLGLVKFSSGATLLVAPTTDREQVKQAIDRLVPEPRTATGEGIFTALQAIATTGAVMGGGDGPPPARIVLESDGKETVPPDLDAPRGAFTAARAAKEQGVPISTISFGTKEGVVEIDGQSIPVPTDDESLAEIAELSGGQAFQAGSLDELRRVYATLDQQIGYQVVRGDASAGWIALGALTLALSVGAGILLNRRLPS; from the coding sequence GTGAGTTCGCTGCCATTGACTGGATTCACCGCCCCCTGGCTGTTCCTGTACCTCCTCATCGTCGCCGTCGCCGTCGTCGTCTACATCTTCATTCAGCGCAGCCGCACCAGGCGGGTGCTGCGATTCGCCAACATGCCACTGCTCGAGCAGGTCGCCGAGGGGCGCAAGCCGCGCAGGTGGCGGCATCTTCCGGCTGCGTTGCTGGTCGCAGCATTGGCGTTGCTGACCACCGCGATGGCCGGCCCCACCCATGACATTCGGATCCCGCGGAATCGAGCGGTGGTCATGCTGGTCATCGATGTCTCGGAGTCGATGACCGCGACCGACGTCGAACCGAGCAGGATCATCGCCGCCCGGGAGGCCGGGAAGCAATTCACCGACTTGCTCACCCCGGGTATCAATCTCGGGTTGGTGAAATTCTCCTCCGGGGCAACGCTGCTGGTTGCGCCCACGACCGACCGCGAGCAGGTCAAGCAGGCGATCGACCGGCTCGTTCCTGAACCGCGGACCGCGACCGGGGAGGGCATCTTCACCGCCCTGCAGGCGATCGCCACGACCGGGGCGGTCATGGGTGGCGGCGACGGCCCGCCGCCCGCCCGCATCGTGCTCGAGTCGGACGGCAAGGAGACCGTGCCACCCGACCTCGATGCACCGCGAGGCGCGTTCACCGCGGCGCGGGCCGCCAAAGAGCAGGGCGTGCCGATTTCCACGATCTCCTTCGGTACCAAGGAGGGGGTCGTCGAGATCGACGGTCAATCGATACCGGTCCCGACCGATGACGAGTCGCTGGCCGAGATCGCCGAACTGAGTGGCGGTCAGGCCTTCCAGGCCGGCAGCCTCGATGAACTCAGGCGGGTTTACGCGACGCTCGACCAGCAGATCGGATACCAGGTGGTGCGTGGCGATGCCAGCGCAGGCTGGATCGCCCTCGGTGCGTTGACTCTCGCATTGTCCGTGGGTGCCGGAATCTTGCTCAACCGCCGACTGCCGTCGTGA
- a CDS encoding mycofactocin-coupled SDR family oxidoreductase, with protein MTSYGGPVTNERPLEGKVAYVTGGARGQGRAHCVRLARAGASIVTIDACGPVGKHIGYEPATPEDLADTVRLVEDEGVKISAERVDVRDHEGQKRVIASAIEQFGRLDVVVANAGVMSWGRAWEIPTDMWQEIIDVNLTGFFNTVQACVPAMIEAGNGGSIIAISSSAGIKAVPGAGHYCASKFGVVGLANSLALELGEFGIRVNSVHTYGVDTKLGNDLSMYSMFEKHPHYVYSFSPGALPTESLIAPNQVSEVVLFLASDASALLTAAQIPADKGYMKV; from the coding sequence ATGACATCCTATGGTGGGCCCGTGACCAATGAGCGGCCCCTGGAGGGCAAAGTTGCGTACGTGACCGGTGGGGCCAGGGGTCAGGGCCGCGCACACTGTGTTCGGCTGGCTCGCGCCGGCGCCAGTATCGTCACCATCGACGCCTGCGGGCCGGTGGGCAAGCACATCGGCTATGAACCGGCAACGCCGGAGGATCTCGCCGACACCGTCCGCCTGGTCGAGGACGAGGGCGTCAAGATCAGCGCCGAGCGGGTCGATGTCCGCGACCACGAGGGACAGAAGCGGGTAATCGCCAGCGCCATTGAACAATTCGGCCGCCTCGACGTCGTCGTCGCCAACGCCGGGGTGATGAGCTGGGGTCGTGCCTGGGAGATCCCCACCGACATGTGGCAGGAGATCATCGACGTCAACCTGACCGGGTTCTTCAACACCGTGCAAGCGTGCGTCCCGGCGATGATCGAGGCCGGCAACGGCGGGTCGATCATCGCGATCAGCTCCTCGGCCGGGATCAAAGCGGTTCCGGGTGCCGGTCACTACTGCGCCAGCAAGTTCGGCGTTGTGGGACTGGCGAATTCACTGGCGCTGGAGCTGGGTGAGTTCGGCATCCGGGTCAATTCGGTGCACACCTACGGGGTGGACACCAAGCTGGGCAACGACCTGTCGATGTACTCAATGTTCGAGAAGCACCCGCATTACGTCTACAGCTTCTCTCCGGGTGCGCTGCCAACCGAGTCGCTCATCGCGCCGAATCAGGTTAGCGAAGTGGTGCTGTTTCTGGCCAGCGATGCCTCGGCGTTGTTGACCGCCGCCCAGATCCCCGCCGACAAGGGCTACATGAAGGTGTAG
- a CDS encoding MFS transporter, producing the protein MAITTVQRTAHARHAQPTPGLRGNPWWILAAVSVGVIMVGLDASVVAIANPRIATDLNASLSDLQWITDAYLLSLASLLIFGGKLGDMFGRRAVFLIGVVGFAVTSVGIGLIGSVAGVITMRALQGVFGALLMPSTLAIIRQAFPQEKLNTAIGIWGAATGVSVAAGPVLGGVLVEHFNWQSVFYINVPIAVVAVIIGAAAIVESRSDEPSRLDIAGILTLSASLFLLVYGLIKAPEWGWFNPQTVAFLVGGAVLMGAFVVVERHTKDPMLPLRLFANPSLSIGAAVVTINFFALFGALFFMTLYLQNLQGWSPVETGVRTLPLSAAMMVMAPLSGVITERFGPRPAMVTGLLGVTGGLALLSQLQADSGYSAIWPAFALLGTGVGLVLTASSDAIVGNAPLDDAGVAGGIQSTSVQLGAVLGTTILGSVLSSKVGSVLTDKLTTAGTPAPIAEKLAPAKELVSKGLAPSIPGTPPQLTAAIASGSHEAFMAGLQLSMWVGAAAAAVGAVLALFVRRADS; encoded by the coding sequence GTGGCAATCACCACAGTTCAGCGCACCGCGCACGCGCGTCACGCGCAGCCGACGCCGGGCCTTCGTGGGAATCCGTGGTGGATTCTCGCAGCCGTCTCGGTCGGCGTCATCATGGTCGGACTAGACGCATCCGTGGTCGCCATCGCCAATCCGCGCATCGCCACCGACCTCAACGCGTCGCTATCGGACCTGCAGTGGATCACCGACGCCTACCTGCTCAGTCTGGCGTCGCTGTTGATTTTTGGTGGCAAACTCGGCGACATGTTCGGCCGGCGCGCCGTGTTCCTGATCGGCGTTGTCGGGTTCGCGGTGACCTCCGTCGGGATCGGACTCATCGGATCGGTCGCCGGGGTGATCACCATGCGCGCGCTGCAGGGTGTGTTCGGCGCGCTGTTGATGCCGAGCACGCTGGCGATTATCCGACAAGCCTTCCCGCAGGAGAAGCTCAACACCGCCATCGGTATCTGGGGCGCCGCGACCGGTGTGTCGGTGGCCGCCGGGCCGGTGCTCGGTGGCGTCCTCGTCGAGCATTTCAACTGGCAATCGGTGTTCTACATCAACGTGCCGATCGCGGTGGTCGCCGTGATCATCGGCGCCGCGGCGATCGTCGAGAGCCGCAGCGACGAGCCGTCCCGGCTGGACATCGCCGGGATCCTCACCCTGTCGGCCAGCCTGTTCCTGCTGGTGTACGGACTCATCAAGGCTCCAGAGTGGGGCTGGTTCAACCCGCAGACCGTGGCCTTCCTCGTTGGTGGAGCCGTCCTGATGGGCGCCTTCGTGGTCGTCGAGCGGCACACCAAAGACCCGATGCTGCCGCTGCGGCTGTTCGCCAATCCATCGCTGTCGATCGGCGCCGCGGTGGTCACGATCAACTTCTTCGCCCTGTTCGGTGCACTGTTCTTCATGACCCTGTACCTGCAGAACCTGCAGGGCTGGAGCCCGGTCGAGACCGGGGTCCGCACGCTGCCGCTGTCCGCGGCGATGATGGTGATGGCCCCGTTGTCCGGCGTCATCACCGAGCGGTTCGGTCCGCGACCGGCGATGGTGACCGGTCTGCTCGGTGTCACCGGCGGCCTTGCCCTGCTCAGTCAACTGCAGGCTGATTCCGGGTACAGCGCGATCTGGCCGGCCTTCGCACTGTTGGGGACCGGCGTCGGCCTGGTGCTGACCGCGAGCTCGGATGCCATCGTCGGCAACGCCCCCCTCGACGACGCCGGGGTGGCCGGCGGGATCCAGAGCACCTCGGTGCAATTGGGTGCCGTACTGGGCACCACGATCCTGGGTTCGGTACTGTCCAGCAAGGTTGGCTCGGTCCTCACCGACAAGCTCACCACCGCGGGCACGCCCGCGCCGATCGCCGAAAAATTGGCTCCGGCAAAGGAATTGGTGTCCAAGGGGTTGGCACCATCAATCCCTGGCACCCCGCCGCAGCTGACCGCCGCGATCGCCAGTGGCAGCCACGAGGCGTTCATGGCCGGCCTGCAGCTGTCGATGTGGGTCGGGGCGGCGGCCGCGGCTGTCGGCGCGGTGCTGGCACTGTTCGTCCGGCGCGCAGACAGCTGA
- a CDS encoding MCE family protein, with product MTSLLLIADASTVPGEGHFTPKTQLTLISQRSGLVMDPGSKVTYNGVQIGRVTGADPIERGGTTKAKLSLDVDPKYIALIPSNAIAEVKASTVFGNKYVSFRSPKDPTTQRISSADVIDVSHVTTEFNTLFETLTSISEKVDPVKLNLTLSAAAEALGGLGAKFGQSLVNGNAVLDDINPQLPQIRTNIRQLSKLADVYTKASPDLWDFLDHAVTTARTLNAQQKDLDAALLASTGFGNTGADIFERGGPYFVRGQADLIPTAKLLDTYSPEIMCTIRNYATSNAKDATGGNGYSIDFQIGLTGAPNPYVYPDNLPRVNAKGGPGGAPGCWQPITHDFWPAPFLVADYGASLAPYNHVELGQPILTEYVWGRQVGENTINP from the coding sequence CTGACATCGCTACTCCTTATAGCTGATGCCTCCACGGTCCCGGGGGAAGGCCATTTCACGCCCAAGACCCAATTGACGCTGATCTCGCAGCGGTCCGGCCTGGTGATGGACCCCGGCTCCAAGGTCACCTACAACGGCGTGCAGATCGGCCGGGTCACCGGCGCCGACCCGATCGAGCGCGGCGGCACCACCAAGGCCAAGCTCTCCCTGGACGTCGACCCGAAATACATCGCGCTGATCCCGTCCAATGCCATCGCAGAGGTCAAGGCCAGCACGGTCTTCGGCAATAAGTACGTGTCCTTCCGCAGCCCGAAGGACCCGACCACACAACGCATCTCGAGTGCGGACGTCATCGACGTTTCGCACGTCACGACGGAGTTCAACACGTTGTTCGAGACGTTGACCTCGATCTCGGAGAAGGTCGATCCGGTCAAGCTGAACCTGACGCTGTCCGCGGCGGCCGAGGCGCTCGGCGGGCTGGGCGCCAAGTTCGGGCAGTCCCTCGTCAACGGCAATGCCGTCCTCGATGACATCAACCCGCAGCTGCCCCAGATCCGCACCAACATTCGGCAGCTATCCAAACTGGCCGATGTCTACACCAAGGCCAGCCCGGACCTGTGGGACTTCCTCGATCACGCCGTCACCACCGCCCGCACGCTCAATGCGCAGCAGAAGGATCTCGACGCTGCGCTGCTGGCCTCGACCGGATTCGGCAACACCGGCGCCGATATCTTCGAACGCGGCGGCCCCTACTTCGTGCGCGGCCAAGCCGACCTGATCCCCACCGCCAAACTGCTCGACACCTACAGCCCCGAAATCATGTGCACGATCCGCAACTATGCGACGTCGAATGCCAAGGACGCCACCGGCGGTAACGGCTACTCGATCGACTTCCAAATCGGCCTGACCGGAGCCCCCAACCCCTACGTGTATCCCGACAACCTGCCGCGGGTGAACGCCAAGGGTGGTCCTGGCGGAGCGCCGGGTTGCTGGCAGCCGATCACCCATGACTTCTGGCCGGCGCCGTTCCTGGTGGCCGACTACGGTGCCTCTCTGGCCCCGTACAACCACGTCGAACTCGGCCAGCCGATCCTCACCGAATACGTGTGGGGACGTCAGGTCGGCGAGAACACCATCAACCCCTGA
- a CDS encoding transposase, whose protein sequence is MSEKRKKYDREFREGAVRIVRETGKSIAQVARDLGVHEGTLGNWVTQDREAREGRGELTRDDLAELKRLRSENAELRMERDVLKRSVVLWVKEATK, encoded by the coding sequence ATGTCAGAGAAACGGAAGAAGTACGACCGGGAGTTCCGTGAGGGGGCTGTTCGGATCGTGCGTGAGACGGGTAAGTCGATCGCGCAGGTGGCTCGGGATCTGGGGGTTCACGAGGGCACTCTGGGTAATTGGGTCACTCAGGACCGTGAGGCACGGGAGGGTCGTGGGGAGTTGACCCGCGATGACCTGGCCGAGCTCAAGCGTCTGCGCAGCGAGAACGCCGAGTTGCGGATGGAGCGTGATGTCCTCAAGCGATCGGTGGTCCTGTGGGTGAAGGAGGCGACGAAGTGA
- a CDS encoding acyl-CoA synthetase, translating into MSSGVSFDLSSVFRTVAQTLPDREALIWRDQRWTYAQLDARIDGVAHYFVTQGLGCHIERDQLAPHESGQDHIGLYLRNGNQYLEAMAAGYRARVAPFNVNYRYVEEELLYLLTDSTAKALVYGAEFAPYVASIRDRLPELRVLIQVADASGNELLPGAVDYESIVTTPAPVGGMPTPSGDDLYVLYTGGTTGMPKGVLWRQHDIFMSAMGGRPFGSDTSLASYEELAEQARTNAGFRSILMIPPLMHGAAQWAAFNMFSTGGWMVLPDDVDRMNAPAVMRLAERERVLSIPVVGDAIARPLLDEIETGKYDLSGLLTITNGGAPLSPTVRERLLAALPNLMVLDAVGASETGMQMTTMAAKGVEQKAATFTPQHDTAIISADFSTVLKAGDGEGWLARRAYVPLGYLGDAEKSARTFPTINGVRWSVPGDRARFLEDGHIELLGRDSVTINSGGEKIFAEEVERAVASHPAVYDVVVAGRPSQRWGSEVVAIVQLAEGQSATDDELAQACRAHIAQYKLPKAFIRTEKVLRSPAGKADYRWAKELAVESLGAQG; encoded by the coding sequence ATGAGCAGCGGTGTCAGCTTCGACCTTTCGTCGGTGTTCCGGACCGTCGCGCAGACCCTGCCGGATCGCGAGGCGTTGATCTGGCGCGATCAGCGCTGGACGTACGCGCAGCTGGACGCGCGTATCGACGGCGTCGCGCACTACTTCGTCACCCAGGGGCTCGGCTGCCACATCGAGCGCGATCAGCTGGCTCCGCATGAGTCCGGCCAGGACCACATCGGGCTCTACCTGCGCAACGGCAACCAGTACCTGGAAGCCATGGCCGCCGGCTACCGGGCTCGCGTCGCGCCGTTCAACGTCAACTACCGCTACGTCGAGGAAGAACTCCTCTATCTGCTCACCGACTCCACAGCGAAGGCCCTGGTCTACGGTGCCGAGTTCGCCCCGTACGTGGCCTCCATTCGCGATCGGCTGCCCGAACTGCGGGTGCTTATTCAGGTCGCCGACGCCAGCGGCAACGAATTGCTGCCGGGCGCGGTCGATTACGAATCGATCGTCACCACTCCCGCACCGGTCGGCGGCATGCCCACTCCCAGCGGCGACGACCTCTACGTCCTCTACACCGGCGGCACCACCGGCATGCCCAAGGGCGTGCTGTGGCGTCAGCACGACATCTTCATGTCGGCGATGGGCGGGCGGCCCTTCGGCTCCGACACGTCGCTGGCGTCCTACGAAGAGCTCGCCGAGCAGGCCCGCACCAACGCCGGCTTCCGCTCGATCCTGATGATCCCGCCGCTGATGCACGGCGCCGCACAGTGGGCCGCCTTCAACATGTTCAGCACCGGCGGCTGGATGGTGCTGCCCGACGATGTCGACCGGATGAACGCCCCGGCCGTGATGCGGCTGGCCGAACGTGAACGGGTACTGAGCATTCCGGTGGTCGGCGACGCGATCGCCCGGCCGCTGCTCGATGAGATCGAGACCGGAAAATACGACCTGTCCGGCCTGCTGACGATCACCAACGGCGGAGCGCCACTGTCGCCGACGGTGCGGGAGCGACTGCTGGCCGCGCTGCCCAACCTGATGGTGCTCGACGCCGTCGGCGCCTCCGAGACCGGCATGCAGATGACGACGATGGCGGCCAAGGGTGTCGAGCAGAAGGCAGCCACCTTCACTCCCCAGCACGACACCGCCATCATCTCAGCGGATTTCAGCACCGTGTTGAAGGCCGGCGACGGCGAGGGCTGGCTGGCCCGGCGGGCCTACGTGCCGCTGGGCTACCTGGGCGACGCCGAGAAGTCGGCGCGCACCTTCCCCACCATCAACGGCGTCCGCTGGTCGGTTCCAGGGGATCGGGCCCGGTTCCTGGAGGATGGTCACATCGAGCTGCTGGGCCGCGATTCGGTGACGATCAACTCCGGCGGAGAGAAGATCTTCGCCGAAGAGGTCGAGCGCGCGGTGGCCAGCCATCCGGCGGTGTACGACGTCGTCGTGGCCGGGCGCCCGTCGCAACGGTGGGGCAGCGAGGTGGTGGCCATCGTGCAGTTAGCCGAGGGGCAGAGCGCCACCGACGACGAGCTGGCTCAGGCGTGTCGCGCGCACATCGCGCAGTACAAGCTGCCGAAGGCCTTCATCCGCACCGAGAAGGTGCTCCGCTCACCCGCGGGGAAGGCCGACTACCGCTGGGCCAAGGAGCTGGCCGTCGAAAGCCTTGGGGCACAGGGCTGA
- a CDS encoding SGNH/GDSL hydrolase family protein produces MSDSGFSRYVAIGDSQTEGLWDGDDTVGVIGFADRLAALLDARYPGLTYANLAIRGKRVIDVLNHQLPRALAMEPDLVTVCVGMNDVTRPGRTFAKAMGDLEKVYQRLADSGATVVTTSFPDVAKMLPVGRLIGSRIQQVNDVIIRAAQRHGFGLVDLYNAEAMNEPSIWSHDRMHASTRGHILFAEAAAEALKLPGSNHDWAQPSGEDIQDSFAERMYAQAQWTRSLLIPWIWRHARGRSSGDGRGPKYAELQLVSEQVRVDHQTA; encoded by the coding sequence GTGTCGGACAGCGGTTTTTCCCGGTACGTCGCGATCGGCGACAGCCAGACCGAGGGCCTGTGGGACGGCGATGACACCGTCGGTGTGATCGGATTCGCCGACCGGCTCGCGGCTCTACTGGACGCCCGCTATCCCGGGTTGACGTACGCCAACCTCGCCATTCGGGGTAAACGCGTGATAGACGTTCTCAATCACCAACTGCCGCGGGCACTGGCGATGGAACCTGATCTGGTCACCGTCTGCGTCGGGATGAACGATGTGACCCGACCCGGCCGCACGTTCGCCAAGGCGATGGGTGACCTCGAGAAGGTCTACCAACGGCTCGCCGATTCCGGGGCGACCGTGGTCACAACGTCGTTTCCCGACGTCGCCAAGATGCTCCCGGTGGGCCGGCTGATCGGCTCGCGCATCCAGCAGGTCAACGACGTCATCATCCGTGCGGCGCAGCGGCACGGCTTCGGTCTGGTCGACCTTTACAACGCCGAAGCCATGAACGAGCCGTCGATCTGGAGCCACGATCGTATGCACGCCTCGACCCGGGGCCACATCCTGTTTGCCGAGGCCGCTGCCGAAGCGCTCAAACTTCCAGGCAGCAACCATGATTGGGCGCAGCCGAGCGGCGAAGACATTCAGGACAGCTTTGCCGAACGGATGTACGCGCAAGCCCAGTGGACCCGCAGTCTGCTCATCCCCTGGATCTGGCGCCATGCCCGCGGACGCTCGTCCGGTGACGGCCGAGGGCCGAAATATGCTGAACTGCAGCTGGTTTCAGAGCAGGTGCGCGTAGACCACCAGACCGCCTAG
- a CDS encoding LLM class F420-dependent oxidoreductase has protein sequence MTDRPTVDFPSRIGVWWASESWPMTAAVEVAQEIEALGYGSLFIPEVGLKDAMVQSAIFLAGTQRLVLGTGIANIHARLAMIAEGGGRSITATYPGRFVLGLGVSHGPLVENMMGGTYEKPLATMRGYLDRMAALPEFVEPGSGRPTRLLAALGPKMIELSGTHADGAHPYLVLPEQTATTRKILGPDKWIVSEQAVVVGESAEEQLRRAHLHLEVYSGLPNYRNSWLRQGFDETDLVRGGSDRLAGRIVGQGSVEQAAATVTAHLDAGADHVVVQVLGDGDPTWDPRPALRELAEVLNLRG, from the coding sequence GTGACTGATCGTCCGACCGTCGACTTCCCGTCCCGTATCGGTGTGTGGTGGGCCAGCGAGAGTTGGCCGATGACCGCGGCCGTCGAGGTCGCCCAGGAAATCGAGGCGCTCGGCTATGGTTCGCTGTTCATCCCCGAGGTCGGGCTGAAGGACGCCATGGTGCAGTCGGCGATCTTCCTGGCCGGCACGCAGCGGCTGGTGCTGGGCACGGGCATCGCGAACATTCACGCCCGGCTGGCGATGATCGCCGAAGGCGGCGGCCGCAGCATCACCGCGACCTATCCGGGCCGGTTCGTTCTCGGTCTCGGTGTCAGCCACGGTCCGCTGGTGGAGAACATGATGGGCGGCACCTACGAGAAGCCGCTGGCCACCATGCGGGGCTATCTGGACCGGATGGCTGCGCTGCCGGAGTTCGTCGAACCGGGTTCGGGTCGGCCGACCCGGCTGCTCGCCGCGCTCGGCCCGAAGATGATCGAGCTGTCGGGCACGCACGCCGACGGAGCGCATCCGTACCTGGTGCTGCCCGAGCAGACCGCCACCACCCGGAAGATCCTGGGGCCGGACAAGTGGATCGTGTCCGAGCAGGCGGTTGTCGTCGGCGAAAGCGCCGAAGAACAGCTGCGCCGGGCGCACCTGCACCTCGAGGTCTACTCAGGCCTGCCGAACTACCGCAACTCCTGGCTGCGGCAGGGCTTCGATGAAACCGATCTGGTGCGCGGCGGCTCCGACCGGCTCGCCGGCCGCATCGTCGGGCAGGGCTCCGTGGAACAGGCTGCCGCGACGGTCACCGCACACCTGGACGCCGGTGCCGACCACGTGGTGGTGCAGGTGCTCGGCGACGGAGATCCGACCTGGGATCCGCGCCCGGCGCTGCGCGAACTGGCTGAGGTGCTCAACCTCAGGGGTTGA
- a CDS encoding TetR/AcrR family transcriptional regulator: MIPGAQRGAERSRPLRADAERNRERIVTAAARLFAEQGLSVPLEDVARAAGVGVATLYRRFPTRTDLAIAAFERNMTSYEDAVDKALDNPDPWDGFRDLVYEVCELQASDPGLRALLTTAFPASSVIEQRATEAIDKLGQVIARAQDDGKLRSDIGVGDIVVMLLADAGVLEATREHAPGAWRRFAALMVDAFRVGPHEPLPPPTPAEELRSSIAMLTGDTLRIESLADD; encoded by the coding sequence GTGATTCCGGGCGCACAGCGGGGTGCGGAGCGATCCAGGCCACTGCGGGCCGACGCCGAACGCAACCGGGAGCGGATCGTCACAGCGGCCGCCCGGCTGTTTGCCGAGCAGGGCCTGTCAGTCCCCTTGGAGGACGTGGCACGGGCCGCGGGTGTGGGGGTGGCGACTCTGTACCGGCGCTTCCCGACCCGCACCGACCTGGCGATCGCGGCGTTCGAACGCAATATGACGTCCTACGAGGACGCGGTCGACAAGGCGCTCGACAACCCGGACCCCTGGGACGGTTTCCGCGATCTCGTTTACGAGGTCTGCGAACTCCAGGCCTCCGACCCGGGCCTTCGGGCGCTGCTCACCACCGCGTTCCCAGCCAGCTCGGTGATCGAGCAGCGTGCCACCGAGGCCATCGACAAGCTCGGCCAGGTCATCGCGCGCGCTCAAGACGACGGAAAGTTGCGCTCGGACATCGGAGTTGGAGACATCGTGGTGATGCTGCTGGCCGATGCCGGTGTCCTCGAGGCCACCCGCGAGCACGCTCCCGGTGCCTGGCGCCGGTTCGCCGCACTGATGGTCGACGCATTCCGGGTCGGACCGCACGAGCCGCTGCCGCCGCCCACCCCCGCTGAAGAGCTCCGAAGTTCGATCGCCATGCTGACGGGTGACACCTTGCGCATCGAATCTCTTGCCGACGACTGA
- a CDS encoding adenylate/guanylate cyclase domain-containing protein has protein sequence MTARMLKFRYAAALVLAQIVAAVELTALIMPLQHHLVPAVDTVFETDTLIAAIVLSVCGFAGSIAYAVVIVDHKLRWFTTGRPPDAKDRLFVERFLRSQSALLAAIWAVSATILFIINRDGGQDVAWLIGMTVLLGVTTSNGAALLFIQRPMRPIIAAATSLDGPDTAPGVLSRLLLMWLMSSALPIVGIAVVVIMRSNGWIILKTAPLEIPVIVLAVISVFVGLRGMAIVALSISDPIHDVVAAMAEVERGQMTTRVGVYERSEIGRLQSGFNRMVAGLAERDRLHDLFGRHVGTDVALRAVRDADTLTGEVRDAAVLFVDLVGSTQLAQRRSPAEVAEVLNHFFHIVVAAVDERHGLINKFQGDAVLAVFGAPLASAQPAADALATARALTAALQRLPVVDFGIGVSAGPVFAGNIGAEHRYEYTVIGDAVNEAARLADRAKDFDARALCSDVALLKADAGERAHWTECASEVLRGRNEPTRISVPTS, from the coding sequence ATGACGGCGCGCATGCTGAAGTTCCGCTACGCCGCCGCGCTCGTCTTGGCCCAAATCGTGGCGGCCGTCGAGTTGACCGCGCTGATCATGCCGCTGCAACACCACCTGGTTCCGGCTGTCGACACCGTGTTCGAGACTGACACCCTCATCGCCGCCATCGTCCTGTCGGTCTGCGGCTTCGCCGGCTCGATCGCCTACGCCGTCGTCATCGTCGACCACAAACTGCGCTGGTTCACCACCGGCAGGCCGCCGGACGCTAAGGATCGACTGTTCGTCGAGCGGTTCCTGCGCAGCCAGTCCGCACTGCTGGCCGCCATCTGGGCGGTCAGCGCCACGATCCTGTTCATCATCAACCGTGATGGTGGCCAAGATGTCGCCTGGCTGATCGGGATGACGGTATTACTCGGTGTCACCACGTCGAACGGTGCGGCGCTGTTGTTCATCCAGCGACCGATGCGTCCCATCATCGCCGCGGCAACCAGTCTCGACGGTCCCGACACCGCACCGGGCGTGCTGTCGCGATTACTGCTGATGTGGCTGATGAGTAGTGCGCTGCCGATTGTCGGCATCGCGGTCGTGGTGATCATGCGATCCAACGGGTGGATCATCCTGAAGACCGCCCCGCTCGAAATCCCAGTGATCGTGCTCGCGGTGATCTCGGTATTCGTCGGACTGCGCGGCATGGCGATCGTCGCGCTGTCCATCTCCGATCCGATCCACGATGTCGTGGCTGCCATGGCCGAGGTCGAGCGGGGCCAGATGACCACCCGGGTCGGCGTTTACGAGCGCTCCGAGATCGGCCGGCTGCAAAGCGGTTTCAACCGGATGGTTGCCGGACTGGCGGAACGCGATCGGCTGCACGATCTGTTCGGCCGCCACGTCGGCACCGATGTGGCGCTGCGCGCGGTGCGCGACGCGGACACGCTGACCGGCGAGGTACGCGACGCGGCTGTGCTGTTCGTCGATCTCGTAGGCTCCACCCAGCTAGCCCAGCGCCGGTCCCCGGCCGAAGTCGCCGAGGTGCTCAACCACTTCTTTCACATCGTCGTGGCCGCAGTCGACGAACGACACGGGCTGATCAACAAGTTTCAGGGTGACGCGGTGCTGGCGGTCTTCGGTGCGCCGCTGGCGAGTGCGCAGCCCGCCGCCGACGCGCTGGCGACCGCGCGTGCTTTGACCGCCGCGCTGCAGCGGCTTCCCGTAGTGGACTTCGGCATCGGTGTGTCCGCGGGTCCGGTGTTCGCCGGGAACATCGGCGCCGAGCACCGCTACGAGTACACGGTGATCGGAGACGCAGTGAATGAGGCTGCGCGACTGGCGGATCGGGCCAAAGAC